The following are encoded together in the Lathyrus oleraceus cultivar Zhongwan6 chromosome 3, CAAS_Psat_ZW6_1.0, whole genome shotgun sequence genome:
- the LOC127129723 gene encoding uncharacterized protein LOC127129723 — METLQALQAQVLQLQKDNERYRCMEKCSSQLKETSEKASINCQNKFPEGISSCQLYLSSPTYRLVGKGKVHNTSGDLLHHRPLPDGHLKVSVDVVLDKEALLPIPDIVSETTLLRDAIGSFVTWPLDLIFIDDETPTKPASKDQGILRHNESVASQKEVFAQGSQQLSQKIGSRQKNKRDLPVTSLPKKRAFVPRYQISLETLVDSSDMATAGAIRLLDMEEDIFGYSCTETIGKEDLEHIFRHQELGVGVIHTYIRFLYDNFMRGNDQLSNRFRFVSSSLVNKALICREPDSCREYLVKRFMASSTNNLYLWPYNSGCHWLLLAIDPLKEVVYFLNSIDGEWTNYPDMKQLVDTSIKVFRSQRQARVPRTKSSNITWIKVQCPLQRNGIDCGYFVMRFMREIINMNQIEIPITIPPPLSPPQLQISPISPSPIVNAPQPTNPNFTTPRISPARNV; from the exons atggAGACGTTGCAGGCATTACAAGCGCAAGTTCTTCAATTGCAAAAGGATAATGAGAGATATAGGTGTATGGAAAAGTGCAGTTCACAGTTGAAAGAAACTAGTGAGAAAGCCAGTATCAATTGTCAAAAtaaatttcccgag ggcatttcatCTTGTCAGCTATACTTATCGTCACCGACTTATCGCctagttggcaagggaaaagtgcacaacacttcgggaGATTTACTTCACCATAGACCGCTCCCGGATGGACACCTTAAAGTATCGGTTGATGTTGTATTAGATAAGGAAGCGTTGCTACCGATACCTGACATTGTTTCAGAGACAACATTGCTGCGAGATGCAATAGGATCATTTGTTACATGGCCCTTGGATCTCATTTTCATTGATGATGAG ACGCCTACAAAACCCGCATCTAAGGATCAAGGGATTTTGCGGCACAACGAgtctgttgcatcacaaaaagaG GTATTTGCTCAAGGGTCACAACAACTGAGCCAGAAAATTGGTAGTCGACAGAAAAACAAAAGGGATCTTCCAGTGACTTCTTTGCCAAAAAAACGTGCTTTTGTGCCTCGATACCAGATATCTCTTGAAACACTTGTTGACTCATCAGATATGGCAACAGCTGGTGCTATTCGCTTACTGGATATGGAGGAAGATATCTTTGGTTATTCATGCACTGAAACAATCGGAAAAGAAGATCTGGAACATATTTTTCGGCATCAAGAATTAGGCGTCGGTGTTATACACACATACATCCG GTTCTTGTATGACAATTTCATGCGCGGGAATGATCAATTGTCAAACAGATTCCGTTTCGTGTCTTCCTCCCTGGTCAACAAAGCATTAATTTGTAGGGAACCGGATTCATGTAGAGAGTACTTAGTCAAGAGATTCATGGCCAGCAGTACAAACAACTTGTATCTTTGGCCGTATAATTCAGG GTGTCACTGGTTGTTGCTTGCTATTGATCCTTTAAAAGAAGTGGTATATTTTCTGAATTCGATAGATGGTGAATGGACAAATTATCCGGATATGAAGCAATTAGTTGATAC atCAATAAAAGTGTTCCGATCTCAAAGGCAAGCTCGAGTACCACGTACTAAATCCAGCAACATTACGTGGATAAAAGTGCAG TGTCCTCTACAGCGCAACGGTATCGATTGCGGATACTTTGTAATGAGGTTTATGAGGGAAATCATTAATATGAATCAAATAGAGATTCCAATCACG ATACCACCACCATTATCTCCTCCACAGTTACAAATTTCACCCATCTCACCATCACCAATTGTTAATGCTCCTCAACCAACTAATCCAAACTTTACAACACCTAGAATATCCCCTGCAAGAAATGTTTAA